GAGATGTATGTGACACATACGCTGACTTCGTCTCTTCAACTCTGCAGCTCTCCATCCAGGAGACGTCCAGCTTGTTACCGCTGTTAATGTTCCTGATGACTCACCCCTCCATGCACTCTACAACTGCGTTGTCTTCTCGCAACGAGGCCAACGAGACCTGCCTTCGCAGCTAAGTGGCGGCGATCTCGATGGAGATCTTTTCCACATCATCTTCGATCCACGACTCGTTCCTGATTTCACTGTGGCCCCTGCGGATTATCCATCTACGCCAGCCAGAGATCTAGGTCGCCCAGTAGAGACCAATGATATAGTCGACTTCTTCATTGAATACATGAACATGGATCGACTGGGCCAGATCTCGAACAAGCACAAGATTCGTGCTGATAAAGCGCTTACTGGGACTAAAGATGCAGACTGTCAGCTTCTTGCCAAGCTCGCATCCGACGCCGTTGACTTTAGCAAGTCTGGAATTCCTGCCGACATGAATTTGATACCACGAGGTGTTGATCACGTTCGTCCAGATTTCATGGCGCCCGTGTCGAACCTGTTCATCAACAATATGGGCGCAGCCGAACTAGAAGAGCTTGAGGGCGATGATATTGACAATCCTGACGGCGTGAGTGTGCTTGATCCAGACAAAGCACGAAATCAGTTCTATCGTAGCGACAAGATCCTCGGAGTTCTGTATCGCGACATCGATGAGAAAACGTTCTTTGCCAGCCTGAAGAACGATTTCAGAACGTCTCGCCGTCATTTGGTTGGTGAGTCTCTAGTGCAAAAGCTTGAGCGGTACGTTCTCCGAGAAATTCAGGGTGTGCAGTGGGAACACCACTGGGATTTTGCCGAAGAGCTCCGTGAAGCGTACGAGGAGAATTTACTCGAGATCATGGATACGCTTCGACCGACTCGTGGCGAGCCTCTCACCGAGCTGGAGGTGTTCAGCGGTAACATCCTTGGCAAGAAAGAGCGCGCACCGTCGCGCTACATCCGCGAAGCCAACCTAGAGGTCCAAGAGCGCTTCAATCGCGACGTTAGTAATATGGTCAGACTCATTGTAAAGGGCGACGCAGccgatgacgacgatgctGGTTCAGAAGCGTTGCCGCGTTCGGTTGCATGCTTTATGGTAGCGCTAGAGACAGTTGGCTGGGAGAACTACCGGAACTTGCAGAGTTGGAAGTACGTCGCTGCCGCGGTGTGCCTGGAGCAGCTAGAGAGGTACAACGGGTACTTGCGACCACTTTGAGCAGTCGCGCTGCGTCTTGCATTGGTCTTGCATAGAAGATGTGTATGATATCCCCGATTTCATGGAGATAGATGCCTGAGGTAGATCTGGATGCGCTTTGACATAGGTAGCTGAAAGGATATTACGACTCTTATGGCGAGTGTTGAAGGAATGCATCGCCCGAGGGCAAATGCAACTAGTGATGAAGCCTGCCATTATAAGATACTTGTAAATGATACACACGATGCGAATCGCGGAGAGTTGATGAAGTTGTCGACGAGGCCCGACACCTTCAGTGAGGAGGAGCGCGCCAGCAGCCTTGCCCCCAAACTGCGCCGAGGAGCCTGACGAATCAGCGCCTTCGCATCCAAAGGAGCGGGTAAAGGGGCAATTATTCGCCTCTGGCACTGGAAAAAAGGAATGCTGTGACTTAAAAGGCTCAAAGAGATTTCTCCTGCTTGTCGTTGGAACACATTACGGTTATGCTTGACACCAGCGTGTCTGCGCAGCCATGTGCCCTTGAGATTTGTGGCCTCAGCAATTTGATGCCACGTCCATGACCCCGCGTCGCGCGATTATCTGGCTGGCAGACTGATTGGCTAGCTTCCAGGAAGCCCGGATTGCATCACGAGATCATGTATCAACAGTCCCCACAGTCTGATTTATCGTTAACGAGTAAAAACCCACAGAAAATGTGAAGTGAGGTCTATATATGCAAAATTTGCGCCTCTATTCATCGAACAAACAACCATCTGCTTACGTCATATGACGCTAAGAGCAATATCTTCGATGGTCTAGTGGTCATGATTTCCGCTTGTCAAGTCTTCTGGATTTACAAGCGCGGGAGACCGGGGTGTAAGTGAAAACCTAATCTGAATCACCATAAATATCTTCTAACATCGCACCAGTCGATTCCCCGTCGGAGAGCTTATCAGACGTTCATTCTTTTTTTTGCCCGCAGGTGTGGGCTGAGAGTGGGCGTGGCCTCAGTACTTTCTGGGTAAAAGTGCGGGGTTCCTAGATAGGACGAATGCTCTAGCCGTTATCGGGTGCCTTGATAATGCTGCAAGGCTTTTTGCTCAGGATCACTGTTCATGTTCATAATTTTCAATAGCATCTATATGTGATATTCGGCTGCGACACAGCGTGCAGGTTTCTCTAATCTCCGATCTCCATCGTGATCGCACTATCGCTGGGCGCTTCAATGCGCAATGTGCAAGAAGACATGTACCATATTCCACCAGCCGGAGATTTGGGCATGGACAAAACTCCTTCAGCTAGCCGGGAATCCAGCTCGAGCCATCTTCTTTCCTCGCTGAGCCTTACGATTATGGTTCGCACTTGAACCCTTGTTGGCTTCTTTTCGTTGCCGCGAGATCTGTGTGCCTTTATCATCAGCAGGGCCTGCAACACTGGCGCCCCCTCTTCCACCGCCCGCACCGCCACGTCCGCGGCCTCGACCTCTACCCCTACCGCCGCCACCTCTGCCACCACGGCCGCCTTGCCCGTCGCCGCTACCCTCATCGCCAGATCCTGCAGGGCTATTCCGCCATGCTGTTGATTGGAGTTCCCGCTGTTGACCCTGGAAGTTGGAAAACTTCGCTTCAAGTCGCCGGAGTTGCCTGGGGTTGCGTCCCATCATGATAGCCCATCCTTCGATGGCCTCATCGGTCATACCCGTCTCGCTCTTAAGAGCCGTTCGAGCCTTGCCCCTTCTTGTCTCTGATTCGCGGCCGAACAGCTCAGGTGATATGGTGTAGGCGCGGAATAGAGCTTCTTCGTTCTTGTCGCCGAGATCAGCATCCTCGCCAGGCCCAGGTGCGGCAGTGTCGACAGACGCACCAACATCCTCCGCATCGTATGTGTCATCACGCTCGTCATCGTCCGAATCAAAAGCCGCCAGAGCTGCCATTATGGCTGACTTGGCGGGCGCTTTGCTTCGATCAGACAAAATCTCGTCGGCGTTCAGGTCTTGACCTCTTCGGCCCATGTGCAGTCGAGACGTGTCTACTGCGAGCTGATCGAACTCATCACCATCGAACACATTGCGCCGCTCTGGAATATGCTGGCTTGACCTGGGTGGAGGCAGTGGTTGTGAAGACGTTGCTGGCGTAGGCCTAGCATTCGTTAGTGCCGTTGTCTAGAGTCGGAAATGCGTGATATAAATTGACAGCACTTACAGCTTTTCGCTTCGGTCTGCCTTGGAGAGATGTGGTGGCAGCGAGTCTTCCAAGAGATGCGCAGTGACCTGCTCCACGTCGTCGTTGTACTCATCCAAGCACTTCACGATGAAGCCTGCACCAAGATGCGGGAAGAGATCCTGTATTTGACTGACCATACTCATGCGATGAACATGGATCTCGCCAGTAAAGGCTCCATGTCCATAACTGTCTTGATCCGCATTGGCCTTGCCTTTGTCTACCTTCCGTCGAATCAGCCTCTTTGTCCGAGCTAGACCAGATTGTCGAAATGCGCTTAATGATGCTGCAGTGTTCTTTACTCTTGCAGCTTCGGGAGAGGTAGCCTGTTCTCTGATCTTCTCCAGTAACGGCGTGTTTGTGACGAGATCAGCAACCAGCGTCTTCTTCCCAGGCTCTTTCTTCTGATCTTGCTCTTCGCTGGATTTCAGGCTGTACAAATGATCGGAAAGCAACGAGTAATTAGGTTTTGGCCCCTCTAGTGCAGCTGTGAGACCAAGATGTGCTGTCGTGACCAGCTTCTTCTGCATGGATTGCGGTACTTGTGGGTATGCAGCAAGGAGAGAATCGAGGAAGTCGGACCCTGTGAGCATAAACATGCTGGCCTGTGACGAGGCCCTGAGAAGAGGTACGATTCGATCAAGCGTCTTTTCAGCCTCTTCTGGTCGCTTTGACTCCAGGTTCCGGATCAGAGACGTTTTCGCAGTCTGTAAGGACTTCTCGATGGCTACGCTGTTTCTCCCCCAGGACCCCTGCAAGAGCGTACGAAACTGCTCGCTCTTTGGATACGCATGACAAATATCAGACAGATTTGACCAGTTGAGCAAGGACGCAGGTATATCGTCCTTTGTCAAGATCCTGTGTAATAAAAAGAAAGTCTTCTTTCGCAATGACGCAACTTTGGGTGCTAGCTCATCGTCCAGGGCCAGCTCGTGAAAGAAAGACAGCAGAAACTGTGTAAGTGAACTCTCCTCTTTGGTTGCTGCTGAGAACTGTTGGTCCCCTAACCTCAGATAGAGCTCAGCTAGTGAAGTCCAGGAATCCAGGTACAACTGCCATTCGTCGGGAAGTATGCTCTTTCTGACTTTTGCATCTGGAAATGGCGCGAAGTGGGGTAGCGACATGATTATTGGAAATGCTGTAAGTTGGAGGTCGAGTCCGAGTCGGAACATGCAACGCGGTGAATGAGAAGCAAAGGCAATGTCTCAACGGTTCGATTTCTGGTGTTTGCCTGCAGTCATGCAGTCATGATGGCTCATGGGCCCGCCTGCCGCGCGATCAAAAGGGAGCGATACCCGATGCGGCTCTAGCGTCCGCAATCTTGGCGCCCATCGCCCACAGATGCAAAATGCGCATCGCGAAAGGACTTATCGACTCCGAACGCCGTCGCCAATTTAACGCCAACCCAGTCATCACATTACCGCGATCGAGGATCCAGGTCGTGACTGGAATCTAACTCAGTACCTACAACAACGCAACACTCCAACCCGACAAGATGTCTTACAACAAGCCCGAGAAGGACTTTGGTGAGGGTCCCAAGATCCACAAGGCAAGTCTCCGTCAATGCAATACGACGCGCACAAGGCCATTCACTGACTGCGACTCCAGATCCGCATCACCCTCACCTCCCGCAACGTCAAGAGCCTCGAGAAGGTCTGCCAGGAGCTCATCGACCGTGCCAAGAACAAGGAGCTCCGCGTCAAGGGCCCCGTCCGCCTGCCCACCAAGCACTTGAAGATCACCACCCGTAAGACTCCTTGCGGTGAGGGTTCCAAGACTTGGGACACCTACGAGATGCGCATCCACAAGCGTAAGTGCACACCGCTCTGGGCAGTTGGTTTGGACAGCGGCTAATTGCGATTTTAGGCCTCATCGATCTCCACGCCCCCACCGAGGTCGTGAAGCAGATCATCATCAACATCGAGGCTGGTGTCGAGGTTGAGGTTACCATCGCCGCATAAGGGCTTGGTTCGCACAAGGGTTATGAACGAGTGTCAAGGGTCTGAACAGACATGTGGCTATGAACAGCTCTAGAAGCTGGATATACACGAAATGGAATGATTCAGACATGATGAAGTGTCCACCTGAAGACATGTGCTCTTGACTGTGATGAAACATACTACACACCACACAGGTGTTCGAATTTGACCGAAAACTTGCTTGTAGCAATTTCCAAGTTCACAAACATAATTTCGAGTCGTTGTGAGCAAGGAACGTACGTGCAACGTTCTCGAAGCAATATGTAATATAGCCACACAGATCCTGTCTTTTGCACTACCATAGACGGCAGCTGAGTCGACATGTCACTGCATACGTTGCATTCTCCCGATTGAAGCGTCGGCCTTGTATAGCGGACGCTAACAGGTCAGAGTGCAGCACTTCAACATACCCGACCTGCGTTTTCTTCCGCCTTCTATAGCAACGCTAATATATCTACAATGTACCAACTGACACATGAATACGTTCTAAAACTATAGCCTGATGACATCTGAAGCCTAGTGTGTTGACCTTTGGCGAGGCCATAATATATCGAGAACCATACATAACAATGCCTATGCGTAGAGTGACATGTGCCACCACTGGGCCTGTTGACCCTCACAGTACTGTCTGCCAACAATCTCAAACCTGATAATGAAGCTTGTACACCTTCAACAAACTGGCTATATACGTACGTCAAGGCATCAGTGTATCCGAGTGACTACCAAGACTCTGCAGATATCACCCATCACCATGAAGATAACATTTAATGCAATCAAAGACTTTTTTATGAAGTGCTAGTTAGCTAGCTATGAACTCTCAAGACCATATGTCATATCCCCATGAAGACCCCCCATTTTCATATCCTCTTATACATGATGATTAGAGAAGGCAAACTACTGAGAACCACCAACCCCCCTTCAGAAATGGTGCGAGTGGCTGCGGTAAGGCTCCTCAGGACCAACCGCTGGTGCGTACAGGACCAAATTCTCCACATCTGCGTCGGGTTCTGGCGTGTTGGGCGGCGGGGGCGGAGACGAGGGGGGAGTGGGAGGAGGATACAACTCGCCCTGCTGGTAGTGGAGAATCACCAAGATCACACCACTGGAGGTGATGAAAATGGTGAGTTCGATATAGATATCCATGGCAGTTAAGTACTTGTAGTATCCCTGGTGGTGGATTGCTTGCGGTTTGACAGTCGTCGAATCAGGTGTGAGCCTTTATGCCACCAAGTCTTGATGCGGTCGATGATACGGTGCTTGCGGTAGTCAACTGCTCTCATGCCCTCCGCGTCACGGAAGGTATGGCGGTTTGCGGTAGTGGATGACGTGAACGCTTGAGCTTCACCGACACAATCCTGCACGATCGAATTCGTTGAAGGCTTGATCGATTCGGGCGAGGCAAGGTCTTGTGCGTTGGTCTTGCTTCTGCTGGCTCGGATGGCTGTCTGGTTGTCAAGCTTAGCCTTGCGAGTTGATGAAAACCGCTTGCGCAGTGAGAGCCTGGTCTTGTGCGTGGTGTCGTAATGCTCGTCGTCAGAAATGTCTGAGGCAGAAAGGTGATCGCGGAAGATGGCTGTAGGTGGAGACAAAGCTGACGTAGGATAGCGTTCTCCGACCGCGTGCGGCTGATCACCGTTACGGCCAAAAGTGCTGAAGCGGTGGTGACGTGCGTGTGCAGTGCTATCAGACGGCGACCCGAAGGGCGATGCTGTAGCTGTCTGTGCAGTCGAAAAAGAGCTTGCAGTAGACGTGTCAGAGAGTCTGTTACGAAGATGGGAAGGACCAGGGCGAGGGGAGTGCTTTGCAGCGGTTGGACGTGGGAGGGAGATGTCGATTGCGGGGTTTGTTGACGTTGCCCAAGGATAGTTCTTGTCTGAGTTCCAAGGACGCGTCTCGGTTGCTGTGGGCGTTGAAACAATCGACCTCAGAGACCTTCTTGACGATAGAGCCGAATCCCCTGAGACGCGAAGCTCTCGAGGACCGACAGTGTGAGAACGTGGGCGTAGAACAGCAGTTGACGGAACTTGAAGCTCTAGAAGCGGAGCTGTCTTGTTGTGTGTTGGGGTGGTAGTCACGTCGTCCTTGTAGGCCGACTTGTCTGCGATTGAGTCTGCCTCACTAGCGCTGTTTGCAACACCCCCATCGTTGGGACAACCCGGACTGCCATTGCCCTTCTCCTTGCTCGTGATCTCATCGTAGAGATCGTCCTCGATAACCACCATGTGGGATACGCCGCGCATAGGCCGGAGTCGAGCTGAAGAGCGCTTTTGCGTCGGGTGAATCTCGTGAATCTCCTCCAATGCGTGCTTCTCAATCTCTTCCTCAATCGGAAATTCAGCTGGCTCACCACACTGGTAGTATTCCCTCAACGACGGAAAGAACTCCGAGAAGCGCTGTGTGAGTCCTCCAACAGAAGGT
This genomic window from Alternaria dauci strain A2016 chromosome 1, whole genome shotgun sequence contains:
- a CDS encoding 40S ribosomal protein uS10, with the protein product MSYNKPEKDFGEGPKIHKIRITLTSRNVKSLEKVCQELIDRAKNKELRVKGPVRLPTKHLKITTRKTPCGEGSKTWDTYEMRIHKRLIDLHAPTEVVKQIIINIEAGVEVEVTIAA